A stretch of Limanda limanda chromosome 7, fLimLim1.1, whole genome shotgun sequence DNA encodes these proteins:
- the LOC133005595 gene encoding 6-phosphofructo-2-kinase/fructose-2,6-bisphosphatase 2-like: protein MDAQQQKPAAAVEPKRTDYRASEKKCSWASYMTNSPTVIVMIGLPARGKTYMAKKLTRYLNWIGVPTKVFNLGVYRREAVQSYKSYDFFRHDNKEAMEIRKQCALVALEDVKAYLNEEGGQIAVFDATNTTRERRELIQNCAKENAYKVFFVESICDDPDVIATNILDVKVSSPDYPERHRERVMEDFLKRIECYKVTYQPLDPDEHDKNLSFIQVINVGRRFLVNRVQDYIQSKIVYYLMNIHVHSHSIYLCRHGESHHNEEGRIGGDAELSERGKQFAVALKEFVEEHRLSDLKVWTSQLRRTIQTAEELGVPYEQWKILNEIDAGVCEDMTYKMIEETLPEEFAMRDQDKYHYRYPGGESYQDLVQRLEPVIMELERQGNVLVICHQAVMRCLLAYFLDKGADDLPYLKCPLHTVLKLTPVAYGCKVDMFDLKVDAVNTHRDRPLSKPQTDAVPPAFFRRNSFTPLSSQDQIKRPRLYSMGNAPHARMSHPPTLPSMQFSEASEGAELLQSQQDSLNGFTAADTGDCVRS from the exons CTTGGGCTTCCTACATGACCAATTCTCCGACCGTAATCGTGATGATCGGGCTGCCGGCTAGAGGGAAGACCTACATGGCCAAGAAGCTGACACGCTACCTCAACTGGATCGGCGTGCCAACTAAGG TATTTAACCTCGGAGTTTATAGGAGAGAAGCAGTGCAGTCGTACAAATCATATGACTTCTTCAGACACGACAACAAAGAGGCAATGGAAATTAGAAA ACAATGCGCTCTTGTGGCACTAGAGGACGTCAAAGCCTATCTGAACGAGGAGGGAGGCCAGATCGCt GTGTTTGACGCCACCAACACcaccagagagaggagggaactCATCCAGAATTGTGCCAAAGAAAATGCATACAAG GTGTTTTTTGTAGAATCGATCTGTGACGATCCAGACGTCATCGCTACAAATATTCTG GATGTGAAGGTTTCCAGCCCAGATTACCCCGAGAGGCACAGAGAACGTGTCATGGAGGATTTTCTGAAGAGAATAGAGTGTTACAAAGTCACGTACCAACCTTTAGATCCCGACGAACACGACAA GAACCTGTCCTTCATCCAGGTCATAAACGTCGGCCGTCGTTTCTTGGTGAACAGGGTGCAGGACTACATCCAGAGTAAAATAGTCTACTACCTCATGAACATACACGTACACTCCCACTCCATCTACCTCTGTCGCCATGGAGAGAGCCATCACAACGAGGAGGGACGCATCGGGGGAGACGCTGAACTGTCAGAGAGAGGCAAACAG TTCGCAGTAGCTCTGAAAGAGTTTGTGGAAGAACACCGCCTGTCGGACCTGAAGGTTTGGACCAGCCAGCTGAGGCGGACCATTCAGACGGCCGAGGAGCTGGGAGTTCCCTATGAGCAGTGGAAGATCCTCAACGAAATAGATGCT ggtgtgtgtgaggacatgaCCTATAAGATGATTGAGGAAACGCTACCGGAGGAGTTTGCCATGAGGGACCAGGACAAGTATCACTACCGCTACCCTGGAGGAGAG TCCTACCAGGACTTGGTTCAGCGCCTGGAGCCGGTGATCATGGAGCTGGAGCGGCAGGGCAACGTTCTGGTCATCTGTCATCAGGCCGTCATGCGCTGCTTGCTCGCCTATTTCCTGGATAAGGGCGCAG ATGACCTGCCTTACCTGAAGTGTCCGCTGCACACCGTCCTCAAACTCACGCCTGTGGCTTACG GCTGCAAAGTGGACATGTTTGACCTGAAGGTTGATGCTGTCAACACCCACAGGGACAGACCATTA AGTAAACCCCAGACAGATGCTGTGCCGCCAGCCTTCTTCAGAAGGAACAGCTTCACTCCGCTGTCCAGCCAGGACCAGATCAAACGTCCTCGTCTCTACAGCATGGGCAACGCTCCGCACGCCCGCAtgtcccacccccccactctaCCCAGCATGCAGTTCTCCGAGGCGTCGGAGGGGGCGGAGTTGCTGCAAAGCCAG CAGGACTCTCTGAACGGTTtcactgcagcagacacaggcGACTGTGTTCGCAGTTAA
- the si:ch73-217n20.1 gene encoding membrane cofactor protein gives MRSLYLAVLGLFSALLASAQVSKRCSAPPEHPHARLEARFSRWRSFTSGQRVSFRCLEDFTPKGSSSVWCVQGKWTKLTLKCEKRACGNAGDLPNGQFDYKGNSLIGQKVFAKCNQGFTLKGLDYMICKSSGWTGEFPKCEAAATCSSPAVEHSVKAGGIVSVYQAGDNVTFTCSPGFQLDGAPQVTCDLGGQWRPLLPRCLPSTEGPDQASRKEGGCGKPPTIKTKNANLADKYITMTTFKSGDRVPYTCNVGYAPAGGNRLRTCKNGEWTPLFLKCEPKQCGSAGEILNGQFTYTGLEFGDTATAVCDNGYILVGRATRNCKNNGWDGRVAVCEAVVCEEAPQGTNAERSNLQEPPYTFRSVIGYRCSEGTLVGPKEIWCTNKGTWSSPPPQCKVITCASPIVSSASWAGAQMNLYHYRDTISIECYRGYTMSGQSSVTCGQDGQWSPGLPKCTRTH, from the exons ATGCGGAGTCTCTACTTGGCGGTTCTGGGTTTATTCTCTGCTTTACTCGCTTCAG cCCAAGTGTCAAAGAGATGCTCTGCACCTCCGGAGCATCCGCACGCCCGGCTGGAGGCGAGGTTCAGCCGCTGGAGGAGCTTCACCAGCGGGCAGAGGGTCAGCTTCAGGTGCCTGGAGGACTTCACTCCCAAAGGCAGCTcgtctgtgtggtgtgtgcaaGGAAAATGGACCAAACTGACTCTGAAGTGCGAGA AGAGAGCGTGTGGAAACGCTGGGGATCTACCGAATGGACAGTTCGACTATAAAGGGAATTCATTAATCGGGCAGAAGGTTTTCGCGAAGTGCAATCAGGG ATTCACTCTGAAGGGACTGGACTACATGATATGCAAGAGCTCTGGGTGGACTGGTGAATTCCCGAAATGTGAAG CAGCGGCCACCTGCTCCTCCCCTGCAGTGGAGCACTCTGTGAAGGCTGGTGGGATCGTGTCTGTGTACCAGGCTGGAGACAACGTGACCTTCACCTGCAGTCCGGGCTTCCAGCTGGATGGAGCTCCGCAGGTCACATGTGACCTCGGTGGACAGTGGCGTCCTCTGCTCCCTCGGTGTCTGCCCTCGACCGAAGGACCTGATCAGGCCTCTCGCAAAGAAG GTGGATGTGGCAAACCGCCCACCATAAAAACAAAGAACGCCAACCTCGCTGACAAGTatatcaccatgacaacctTTAAGTCCGGCGACCGAGTCCCCTACACGTGCAATGTTGGATACGCTCCAGCTGGAGGCAATAGACTTCGCACGTGCAAGAACGGGGAGTGGACGCCACTGTTCCTGAAATGTGAAC CAAAGCAGTGCGGCTCTGCAGGAGAGATTCTGAATGGACAGTTCACTTACACTGGATTGGAGTTTGGAGACACTGCTACAGCCGTCTGTGATAACGG GTATATTCTCGTCGGACGGGCCACCAGGAACTGCAAGAATAACGGCTGGGATGGACGTGTGGCTGTTTGTGAAG CTGTGGTGTGTGAGGAGGCTCCACAGGGGACCAACGCAGAGAGGAGCAACCTTCAGGAGCCACCGTACACCTTCAGGAGCGTGATTGGCTATCGGTGTAGTGAGGGAACCCTTGTTGGACCAAAGGAGATCTGGTGCACCAACAAAGGGACATGgagctcacctcctcctcaatGCAAAG TGATTACATGTGCGTCTCCAATTGTGTCCAGCGCCTCCTGGGCTGGAGCTCAGATGAACCTGTATCACTACAGGGACACCATATCCATCGAGTGCTACAGAGGCTACACCATGAGCGGCCAGAGCTCCGTTACCTGTGGTCAAGATGGCCAGTGGTCACCTGGCCTGCCTAAGTGTACACGCACAC ACTAA